Sequence from the Trichocoleus sp. genome:
ATGGGAACTTGTGTTCCATCTTTGCTCTGGTAAAACACCTGAGTTGTTTCATAGTTCTCTGGATTGAAGTTAACTTGAGCTTGACGGAATAGGGTACTTTCATCGGTCACCATGTCGTAGCGATAGATGGTGTTGGGTGTTGTAAAACTGGTGAAGCTGTAGAAGGTTTCAGTATCATCACGTTCGCCGCCAAAGCCGCCTGCTGAGCCGAGTCCGGGTAGCTGCACCTCACGGACAAAAGTACCGTCTAGATTGTAGATTTTGATCTGGGTGCGGGCATCTTTCAGGTAGGAAGTGACGAACTGATTGTTCAACAGCCCGACGCCTTCTAGTGTTTCCGCTGCTTGAGGAATGATTTCTTTCCAGTTGGTTTTGTCGGGTGCAGTGGTGTCGATCGCAATGACTCTGCCTCTGGGCGCATCCAGATCGGTTTGAAACCAAAAGGTTGTGCCGTCGTTGTCGATGAAGCTGTAGTTTGCTTCAAAGGTGTTAATTAGTTCTACGACTGGATTATCAAAGTGGCTCAGGTCTTTGTAGAACACCAGATTTCGTGAGTCGGTTCCTAACCAAATTGAGATGATGAGATATTGCCCATCCTCTGTAACGGAGCCACTAAAGCCCCACTCTTTCTGATCAGGACGCTCGTAGATTAAAACATCTTCAGATTGGGCTGTACCTAAGCGGTGGTAATAGAGCTTCTGAAAATAGTTGGCATCTTCCAACTTGGTTGCTTCGTTGGGTTCGTCATAGCGCGAGTAGAAAAAGCCTTGATGGTCAGGTGTCCAGCTTGCTCCAGAAAACTTGACCCACTGCAAATGATCAGACAAATCTTCGCCTGTTTCAACGTCCCGCACTTTCCATTCTTGCCAGTCTGACCCAGAGGTTGATAGCCCGTATGCCATGAGTTTGGCGTTTTTGCTGATTGCCATTCCCGATAAAGCTACGGTTCCATCTGCTGATAGTTTATTTGGATCAAGCAATACACGCGGTTCTGCCTCTAAATTGGGCAGGGTATAAAGGACGCTTTGATTTTGCAATCCATCATTTTTGAAGTAGAAGTAATGCTCCGATCGCTTAAATGGAATTCCATATTTCTCGTAATTCCAGAGTTCTGTTAATCGTTCTTTGAGTCGATCGCGGTTTGGGATCTGCTGTAAGTAGTCAAACGTTATCTGATTTTGTGCTTCGATCCAGGCTTGCGTTTCGTCGGCGTTTGGATCTTCGAGCCAGCGATAAGGATCGGCAACCTGTGTGCCGTGATAGTCATCAACTTGCTTGACTGTTGCAGTGGAGGGGTAAGTCAGGGGCTGATCAGAAATTGTCATAGGAGTCAGGATGGTGATGTATTGAACAGTGTTCTTGTTCGCCCATACTACTAAAATTCAGCGGTGGACATCCGGTGTTGTTGAACCGTAAGAATGAAGTTGCAAATTGAATTCCTGCATTGCTCCCTAAATCTCCTAATCCTGGGGACTCTGAAGACTTGTTCTCCTCAAATTGCAAGGGAGGCGAATCATCCTTGAATTCGGCAATGCTTAGAACAGCAATGAGCAAAAACAAATTTGGCAAGGCGGAGAAATAGTGCGGTGCAGTAGGGCGATCATCATTTCAAGTCTCATCTAAGTCTCAGTCGTTTCAAAAGCTTTGATGATTCAAGACGCAACTTGAGCTAGTGGTGCTGAACCATTGACGAACATTATGAAGCAAGCTTATGAAATTAGCCTCTCAATTTGAGACTCACTTGCACTAAATGAGTCCTAAACTGAGAAAAATGAGTCTTCTTTGAGAACAATGATACTGGGATCGTGTTCTAGATATGTGGGTTAATCGCTAAATTGATAAGCCAAATTCACCACGCTTTTTTATGGACAGTCCAATAACCGGATCATGTAGCTAGGTTGA
This genomic interval carries:
- a CDS encoding prolyl oligopeptidase family serine peptidase; amino-acid sequence: MTISDQPLTYPSTATVKQVDDYHGTQVADPYRWLEDPNADETQAWIEAQNQITFDYLQQIPNRDRLKERLTELWNYEKYGIPFKRSEHYFYFKNDGLQNQSVLYTLPNLEAEPRVLLDPNKLSADGTVALSGMAISKNAKLMAYGLSTSGSDWQEWKVRDVETGEDLSDHLQWVKFSGASWTPDHQGFFYSRYDEPNEATKLEDANYFQKLYYHRLGTAQSEDVLIYERPDQKEWGFSGSVTEDGQYLIISIWLGTDSRNLVFYKDLSHFDNPVVELINTFEANYSFIDNDGTTFWFQTDLDAPRGRVIAIDTTAPDKTNWKEIIPQAAETLEGVGLLNNQFVTSYLKDARTQIKIYNLDGTFVREVQLPGLGSAGGFGGERDDTETFYSFTSFTTPNTIYRYDMVTDESTLFRQAQVNFNPENYETTQVFYQSKDGTQVPMFITHKKGLKLDGNNPTYLYAYGGFNASLTPSFSVSNLVWMELGGVYALANLRGGGEYGEEWHQAGMKQKKQNVFDDFIAAAEWLIEHQYTSPQKLAIGGGSNGGLLVGACMTQRPDLFAAALPAVGVMDMLRFHKFTIGWAWCSEYGSPDNPEEFSALYAYSPLHNLKPGTAYPATLVTTADHDDRVVPAHSFKFAAALQSAHTGNAPVLIRIETKAGHGAGKPTAKVIEEIADRWAFLTRVLGVE